TCGGTTTCGGTGGTTTCACGCACCAAGGAAGAGGTTACCAAAGAACCGTGCATTGCGCTGAATAAGCTACCGCCGAATACACCTGCTACACCTAACATGTGGAAGGGGTGCATCAAAATGTTGTGCTCTGCTTGGAACACGAACATGAAGTTGAATGTACCGGAAATACCCAAGGGCATACCATCAGAGAAGGAACCTTGTCCGATGGGGTAAATCAAGAATACTGCGGTTGCTGCGGATACGGGTGCAGAGTATGCAACACAAATCCAAGGACGCATACCTAGACGGTAGGACAATTCCCACTGACGACCCATGTAGCAGAATACGCCAATCAGGAAGTGGAATACTACCAACTGGTAAGGACCACCGTTGTACAACCACTCATCTAAGGAAGCCGCTTCCCAGATGGGGTAGAAGTGAAGACCAATTGCGTTGGAGGAAGGAACAACTGCACCTGAGATGATGTTGTTTCCGTAGATTAAGGAACCTGCTACGGGTTCACGGATTCCGTCGATGTCTACTGGAGGCGCTGCTACAAATGCAATGATGAAGCAGGTGGTTGCTGCCAACAGGGTAGGAATCATCAGTACGCCGAACCAACCGATGTAAATCCGGTTGTCGGTGCTGGTGATCCAGTCGCAGAACCGTGCCCATACGTTGGCGCTTTCGCGTCTTTGTAAGGTTGTGGTCATGGTTTTATGATTGCTTTGGATGTATTACGTAGGTTTGATTGCCTACTTGTTATTACCTTAACGACTATATTGAGTTTTGTAAACAAAATTTACTTAATTTTTAGAAATGTCTTGTATATGTTTTAGTTATGAGTGGAGAACGCTTGCCGTGAGCGACTTGTAAGGAGCGAAGTCGAGGTGAGTAGAACAAGTTACGGAGAAGAAGTTAAGACTTTCCCCTTCTCCATAGTCATATCAACCGGGGGGCCAAGCCATCTGACGACCTCCGAGGATGTGTAGATGCAGGTGGTAAACGGTTTGTCCTCCATCCTCACCAGTGTTGATAACAACCCGATAACCGTTATCTAACCCTGCTTCCTGGGCAACGCGCTTAACAATCATTAATAAATGCCCAAGGATTTTATGGTCTTCAGGTTCTGCGTCAGCGAGTTTTGGTATGGGTTTTTTGGGAATAACGAGGATATGAACTGGTGCTTGGGGGTGGATATCGCGGAATGCTAGGGCTAATTCGTCTTCGTAGACAATATCTGCGGGGATTTCCTTGCGGATGATTTTACTGAAAATTGTGTCTTGGGTGGTCATTATATTGTTTGTTATTCGTCAATTGTCAATGATAGGACGGATAATCAATACAATTCAGATAGTTTCTGCTTTTAATTTAGTGTTTAATCCTAGAATCCCCACCCTGAGGGGTCGGGATTCCCGCGATACGCTGGAAGTATAATTAAACTATTGCTGCTGTCAACTTAATTTCAAAAATTCTCTCAATCACATCTTCCACAACTTTATCGGGAGTGGAAGCACCAGAGGTGATACCGACCACTATTTTACCTTGGGGCAACCAATTATCTGCAATTGCAAGATTGCCACTTAATGGACGATGTTCAATGGTATTCTCTGAGAGAATTCTGCCTACACTATCAATATGAAAAGAAGGTACACCTTTTTCGATTGCCATTTCTTGTAAATGGGTAGTATTTGATGAATTAAATCCTCCAATTACCACCATTAAATCTAATTTTTCTTCCAATAATCCATACATAGCATCTTGCCGTTCTTGGGTAGCATCACAGATGGTATTAAAGCTTTGGAAATGTTCATTTAATTCTGTTGGACCATACTTTTTCATCATGGTCAGTTCAAATAATTTACCAATTTGTTCGGTTTCACCCTTCAACATGGTAGTTTGATTAGCGATACCGATGCGTTCCAAGTCCCTATCAGGGTCAAAACCTGATGAGCAAGCTTTGCTAAATTTAGTCAGAAACTCTTGGCGATCGCCACCGTTAATAATGTAATTCGCCACATATTCTGCTTGGGACATATTCAAGAGAATAAGATATTTCCCAGCAAAGGAACTGGTAGCTACAGTCTCTTCATGGTTATATTTGCCATGGATAATCGAAGTATATTCCCGTTTTTTATGTTTTTCGACGGTGTTCCAAACCTTAGATACCCAAGGGCAAGTTGTATCAACAATGGTACAACCTTTCTCATTTAGTACTTGCATCTCTTGAACGCTAGCACCAAAGGCAGGTAATATTACCACATCACCAGTTCCCACCACAGAAAAATCTTTGTTGCCTTGGTCAACAGGAATAAAATCTACCTGCATTTCCACTAGACGTTGATTGACTGAAGGATTATGAATGATTTCGTTAGTAATCCAAATTTTTTCCGTGGGGAAATGGGTACGAGTTTCGTATGCCATAGCCACAGCCCGCTCTACACCCCAACAAAAACCAAAGGCTTGAGCTAAACGGATAGTAACATCACCACGGGTTAAAGTGTAATTATTATCACGAATTTGTTGAATTAATTTACTTTGATATTCTGACTCTAACTGACTGGCAACTTCGGCTTGATGACCAAAACCTTTGCGATGATAGTTGTCGGAATGTTGTAGCGACCGTTTAAAAGCTTTTGTATCCATTGTATCCATGGCTTTTAGTTAAAAAACTCCTCTGTCCCATTTTCTCTCGACGGGACGCTTTTCTCCAATGTTAGGTCAAAGGAATTAGAAATGGATGATAGGGGATGGATAGTAAGTAATGCAATAGTTTTGGATTGGAGAAGGTTCTAAAGCCGAAGCTTTACCTATGACACTATTTTAGTTGTGTCAGTTCCGCGAAGGGGAAGGGGGAAGGGAGCAGGGGGAGAAAGAGTTTGAGCCTTATTTACTTTTCTTCACATATTTTAGTTGGCGTTGCACCGATTTACTTACTTCTTACTCCTTACTCCTTACTCCTTACTTCTTACTCCTTACTTCTTACTCCTTACTCCCTAATTCCATTTGACTGTATAACTGAAGAGCAGAACTCCAAACTAGATACCCTTGGGGACTCAGGTGTAAACCATCGGTTGTCAATTCTGGACGGAGGTTTCCCTGATTATTGACAAATAAAGGGTGTAAATCGAGGTATTTAACTCCTTGCTCAGTGGCGATCGCCTGAATTTTGCGGTTGAGTTGACGAATCCGACTGTTGGGAATTGCCAAAAGTTTATCCCGTCCTTCCCATGTAGCGTTTTCTGAGGCATGGGGTAAAATCGACTGGATGACAATTTGGGTGTCTGGATGCATCTGTCGCAGTTCCGCCATAATTTGCTGATAATTTTCTAAAATCACCTGATCACTGATACCGCGAATTAGGTCATTTATACCTATCATCACAAAGATAATCTTTGGTTGAGTTTGGTCAAATAAATTAAGTCTTTTTAATAAACCGCCACTACTTTCCCCGGAAATTCCCTGATTTAACCAATTTTTACTTTCTGGGAGCAATTCTAGAGGGAACCACAAACTTAGGGAGTCTCCTGCCAGAATACTTAAATTGGGTGGACGTTTCTCTGCGGCAATTTTTGCTTCCTGCTTGAGAACATCCAACCATTGTTGGTAATTTAATTGATGTTTTTTTACTTGTGTTGTGGGGTTTGTCTGGTTTTGACTTTTAATGCTGGTGATACCAAAAAAAGCGGTCAGACCTTGTTGCCGAGAAAGCAACAGAATAACCGCTAATATGAGTATGCCGTTACTCAGCAGTGATAGCACTGCCCATTTGGGAAGGGTGTTTGCAGAAGTTGACACGAGTAGCGAATTTAACTCAACCTTTTGAATCAGATTGTAAATCGCCTGGGAGAAAAAAGTAAGGGAAAGATGAAAGGAAGATAAGGGGTAAATCACAAATCACTTTCTATTCCCCATTACCTATTACCTATTTCCCAATGGAAATGCGATCGCCAAATTCTTCGTTATAAGCTTCTTCACCATGTTCGTTGATATCGAGTCCTTGCAG
The Calothrix sp. 336/3 DNA segment above includes these coding regions:
- the psbA gene encoding photosystem II q(b) protein; this translates as MTTTLQRRESANVWARFCDWITSTDNRIYIGWFGVLMIPTLLAATTCFIIAFVAAPPVDIDGIREPVAGSLIYGNNIISGAVVPSSNAIGLHFYPIWEAASLDEWLYNGGPYQLVVFHFLIGVFCYMGRQWELSYRLGMRPWICVAYSAPVSAATAVFLIYPIGQGSFSDGMPLGISGTFNFMFVFQAEHNILMHPFHMLGVAGVFGGSLFSAMHGSLVTSSLVRETTETESQNYGYKFGQEEETYNIVAAHGYFGRLIFQYASFNNSRSLHFFLAAWPVVGIWFTALGVSTMAFNLNGFNFNQSVIDSQGRVINTWADIVNRSNLGMEVMHERNAHNFPLDLAAGAEAPVALSAPAING
- a CDS encoding histidine triad nucleotide-binding protein yields the protein MTTQDTIFSKIIRKEIPADIVYEDELALAFRDIHPQAPVHILVIPKKPIPKLADAEPEDHKILGHLLMIVKRVAQEAGLDNGYRVVINTGEDGGQTVYHLHLHILGGRQMAWPPG
- a CDS encoding SGNH/GDSL hydrolase family protein gives rise to the protein MSTSANTLPKWAVLSLLSNGILILAVILLLSRQQGLTAFFGITSIKSQNQTNPTTQVKKHQLNYQQWLDVLKQEAKIAAEKRPPNLSILAGDSLSLWFPLELLPESKNWLNQGISGESSGGLLKRLNLFDQTQPKIIFVMIGINDLIRGISDQVILENYQQIMAELRQMHPDTQIVIQSILPHASENATWEGRDKLLAIPNSRIRQLNRKIQAIATEQGVKYLDLHPLFVNNQGNLRPELTTDGLHLSPQGYLVWSSALQLYSQMELGSKE
- a CDS encoding 4-hydroxy-3-methylbut-2-enyl diphosphate reductase, whose product is MDTKAFKRSLQHSDNYHRKGFGHQAEVASQLESEYQSKLIQQIRDNNYTLTRGDVTIRLAQAFGFCWGVERAVAMAYETRTHFPTEKIWITNEIIHNPSVNQRLVEMQVDFIPVDQGNKDFSVVGTGDVVILPAFGASVQEMQVLNEKGCTIVDTTCPWVSKVWNTVEKHKKREYTSIIHGKYNHEETVATSSFAGKYLILLNMSQAEYVANYIINGGDRQEFLTKFSKACSSGFDPDRDLERIGIANQTTMLKGETEQIGKLFELTMMKKYGPTELNEHFQSFNTICDATQERQDAMYGLLEEKLDLMVVIGGFNSSNTTHLQEMAIEKGVPSFHIDSVGRILSENTIEHRPLSGNLAIADNWLPQGKIVVGITSGASTPDKVVEDVIERIFEIKLTAAIV